In Alkalihalobacillus sp. TS-13, the following are encoded in one genomic region:
- a CDS encoding phosphatidylglycerophosphatase A translates to MDENKPEKQSDLEVKARKWLRDRGVTESDIAELVYILQSQYHTDLDIETCKYNVDRVLAKREVQNAILTGIQLDVLAENNKLEEPLLDILKKDEGLYGVDEVIALSIVNIYGSIGFTNYGYIDKQKPGILRVLNDKTTGKCNTFLDDIVGAIAAAASSRLAHRAANTE, encoded by the coding sequence ATGGACGAAAACAAACCAGAAAAACAAAGCGACCTCGAGGTTAAAGCCCGTAAATGGCTGCGGGATCGCGGAGTCACCGAAAGCGATATAGCAGAACTCGTATATATACTGCAAAGCCAATATCATACGGATCTCGATATTGAAACCTGTAAATATAATGTGGATCGGGTACTTGCCAAGCGTGAAGTACAAAATGCGATTTTAACCGGAATCCAACTCGATGTATTAGCTGAAAATAATAAGCTGGAAGAACCTTTACTCGATATTCTCAAAAAAGATGAAGGACTATATGGCGTTGATGAAGTCATCGCCCTTTCCATTGTGAACATATATGGATCCATCGGATTTACAAATTATGGTTATATCGACAAACAGAAACCTGGTATTTTACGTGTGCTAAATGATAAAACGACTGGAAAATGCAATACGTTCTTAGATGATATCGTCGGCGCAATAGCAGCTGCTGCCTCGAGCCGATTGGCACATAGAGCCGCAAATACGGAGTAA